The stretch of DNA CTTCGAGCCGGAGTCGCTATCGGAGCTGCTCATCCTGGTGGATGGGATCGgaaagggagagggagaggagtggacggagcaagagagagagagggacaGAGTGAGCTAGGGTTTGAGCTCGCCGCCCGGATTGGGGTTTTTTATGGGGTCGGCGGTGGGTCGGGCCTGTCAGGCGGACGGGCCAGGGCGTGCTCGGGCCACCTCATATCCGTCCTATATTTGGGCGggatatgaggggtgccggtCAGCCCGGGCGTTATCCGCGGTTTGAGAGGTCCAATTGGGTCGAGTTTTTTTTTTTGACCAATCACTAACTGGCGGCCGGTCCAGGCATTTGAGACGTTTTTATATAATCCTCGAGCTCCGGTAGGTTTTTGGGTTAGTTTTTTCTTATAAATTGCATCATCTGTGTAGGTTTTTGGGCGTGGTTTTACTTGCAAACTGGACCATTTCTATCATTTTTATAGAAATTGCAGGAACCCCTGCTCTCTCCAAGAGGTTCTTCGAAAAAAAAATGAATTTAGCTATTAGAGAAACGAACCGGCCAAACCAATCTTTACGCGTGGAATGCTTCAATGGGTCAAATTTTTGTTTCTATAAATTGCCGTCACCTTTATCAACTTTACTAAAGTTTTTTTTTTAAAGACCCAGCAAAGCGCTGGTGTCATGACATGGACACGGCCTGGATGCCCGATGAGCACGGTGCTTCCTATAAGGACCATGGTCTGCGCTTTCTTTCTCAGGTACGTGTACCACCTAACGCTGACAATGCAAACATATCATGGTTTGAACGGTTCTTGCAGCCCCCATGGTTGTTTTTATAATTTTATGCCCACTGATTAAACGAAGCTTGTTGTTTTGAGGTCGACCTCATGTCATTAAGTCTGCTTCAAGTTGTTTAATGGTGGTAGATACGACATGGTCGTCTAGTCCTATCGTTTTTCTCGATCACGTGTTCTTTTGAAACACGTAATGTTCTTTTGAACTGTTCTTTCTTCCTTCACCTCATGGATAGCACCTGGCTCCTATGCTATATATACATACACGCGAGAGGAGAGAAGAACATAACACTCTTCTCGAGATCGGACATGGATTCGAGGATAGCTTTCTCTTGCTGCGCTCTGCTACTGGTCACACTGTTGCCTCTTTCGGCAAATGCGTCGAGCAAAGTAAGTTATAATTCCTTCTTGTTCGCAAGACTTTAACTTTGGCTTGTTCTAAAAAAAATTCTGACCTCTCTTCGCATGTTCATTTCAGCTCTACATAGTGTacatgggggagaagaaacatgaTGATCCATCTGCTGTCACCGCGTCACACCATGACATACTAACCTCCGTGCTTGGGAGGTACTGGCTAGCTAGTAATCCATGTTACTATATATTAGTACTGTTGCTAACATTATGTCTTGTCTGCAACAGCAAAGATGAATCCTTGAAGTCGATAGTTTACAGTTACAAACACGGATTCTCTGGGTTTGCGGCAATGCTCACCAAAACCCAAGCTAGGACGTTGGCAAGTAAGTGATAAAGATCTGCTGTCTTTATATGTTTTTTTTGTGGGGTGTCTTTATATGTTTTTTGCGGAGTAATTCACATTGGATACTACAATTGTAGAATTTCCTGAAGTTATAAGTGTGAAGCCTAACACTTACCACAAGGCGCACACAACTCGAAGCTGGGACTTCCTTGGCCTTGGACACAACAAATCACCACAACAAACTGACCTCCTCCGAAAAGCGAACTACGGTGAAGATATCATCATCGGGGTGATCGATTCAGGTTTGTAATCAAATTTCTAGTTTAAATCCAGAAGTTGTTGAAACCCAAGTCAGACATTAGAAATGGACATCGGTTGACTCCGTGCTTGTTTTTGTTGCAGGCATATGGCCTGAATCACGAAGCTTTGATGACAACGGATACGGCCCTGTGCAGGCACGGTGGAAAGGCATATGCCAGACCGGAACAGCGTTCAATGCAACGAGTTGCAATAGAAAGATCATCGGCGCACGGTGGTACTCCGAGGGAATTAATGCCATGCACCTCAAGGGTGAGTACATGTCACCTCGGGATTTCAGCGGCCATGGCACTCATGTTGCCTCGACGATTGCCGGAGGAGAAGTGCAGGGTGTGAGCTATGCCGGCCTAGCCACCGGCATGGCACGTGGCGGGGCACCACGTGCACGGCTAGCAATTTACAAGGTGTTATGGGGCCCGAACACAGCAGCCAGTGACGCGAGCATCCTCGCAGCCATTGACGATGCCATACACGATGGTGTAGATGTCTTATCGCTCTCACTAGGAGGGGGTGCCGGTCATGAGTTCCCTGGGACACTTCATGCTGTCTTGAGAGGGATCTCAGTTATCTTCTCTGCCGGGAATGATGGCCCGGCACCACAAACGGTGACGAATGTCGTGCCATGGGTCATGACAGTGGCCGCTAGCACGATGGACCGGGCCTTCCCAACCTTCATATCTCTCGGAAACAAAGAAAAGCTTGTGGTATGTACGTTTCTCCAAGTACTTGTTCTGATATTTCCTTTTTAAAAAATATATAGGAAAATGCACCCAAATACGTCCACTCTCAAGGAATAGAAACATCCCAGCTAGATAAAAGTCGATAATTTACATCATTACACATGCTAGGTACAGGTTAACTAACAAACTGTTTTTAGTTGAAAGAACACGACTGACTTACCATAATTGTATAGGTTTTACTCTTTTCTGGCGGGAAGTCGTATGATACGTCAAGTGTCAAATTAGCGTGCGCCGAAACATAATCGTATAGGCATTCATTTAACTTTCTTGAAAAAGAAAAACTTACTCTCTCATTTGTCTTTGATCTTAAACGCAGGGACAATCTCTTTACTACAACTCTACTCTGAACAGCGACGACTTTAAGGAGCTTGTTCATGCGGGAAGGTAGCGACATAACACACTCAATTGACAAGTTACATTGTTATTAGTTCCACAGTTTATCGAACCATATTCAGTTTAAAACTTTTGCGCAGCTGCACGGAGGAGTGGTTAGCGTCAAGCAATGTGACCGGCAAGATCGTGTTGTGCTACGCACCGAGGGAGGCTCCGAGCGTGTTGCCTCGGGTAGAGCTACCCCGCACCATCAACCGTACCGTGAGTGCCGGAGCCAAGGGCCTCATCTTCGCGCAATACAACATGAACAGCTTGGACTCCCTAACGGCGTGCAAGGCCGGCATGCCATGCGTTGTGGTAGACTACGAAATCGCACAGAAAATTGCATCTTACTGGGAGAACACAGAGTAAGAAGTCGTGTTGCCTGGAATAGGGTCGATCGTCATATATTTTCTTTCTCCAATAACTAATCTGTGAATGTTTTTTGTCATGATAGGAATCCCATTGTGAAGGTGTCACCTACCATGACTGTTGTCGGAGACGGGGTGCTATCGCCGAGGGTTGCTTCATTCTCCTCCAGAGGTCCGAGCCCCCTATATCCAGGCATACTCAAGGTACTCCCACTGTGAAATTTATAACTCAAAGACAAAATAATTGCACTTGCGGTCCCCCCTTTTTTGCGCAAATACTTGCGGTGCTTTTAACTAACTTTTGTGACCGTCTCCGGATTTAAGACTTTTATCTCTGTGGATGTTTTGACAGCCCGACATAACTGCGCCAGGTGTCAGCATCTTAGCAGCTGTTCGTGGCTCCTATGTGTTATTTTCTGGTACATCCATGGCATGTCCACATGTCTCTGCGGTGACCGCATTGCTTAAGTCGATTCACCCTGATTGGTCACCTGCTATGATCAAGTCTGcaattgtcaccacaggtatgcACAATGTTTATATGCAAAGTTCTTCCAGCTAGTTTATCTTATATTACTAACTTGTTTCTTTGTGATGATTCTAGCATCAGTGACCGATGGTTTTGGTGCGCCAATCGAAGCAGAGACGGTCCCGAGGAAGGTGGCTGATCCTTTCGACTTTGGTGGTGGCCACATAGACCCAGACAGAGCCAGTGACCCTGGCTTGGTCTACAACATGGATGCAAGAGAGTACAACAAGTTTTTTAACTGCACCATAGGATTGTTACATGGTTGCGAATCCTACCAACTCAATCTCAATCTCCCGTCGATCGCTATTCCGGACCTCAAGGACCATGTCACGGTTCAACGCACTATCACAAATGTGGGGGCGGTCGGAACGACTTATCATGCGGTGCTTGAAGCTCCAGCAGGGGTGGTCATGTCCGTGGAGCCATCAATGATCACATTCGCCAAAGGTAGTAGCACAAGCATGACATTTAGGGTGTCGTTTACTACAAGGCGGAGAGTGCAAGGCGGGTTTACCTTTGGGAGCTTGACATGGTCAGATGGAAATACCCACTCGGTTAGGATTCCTGTCGCGGTAAGAACTGTGATACAAGACTTTGTTGCGGATACATCTTAAATATATCAAATCAATAGTGTGCAATTGTTCGTGCATTCATGTACTTATCATACAAAAATGTAGGAAATACTGAAATCcttttcttccaatattattaaATACATGGTAGTCCTTCATGATTAATGAGATGTGTTGATCCTTGACTGTACTAGCAAAACATTGTGTGGCGTGACCACGTGTCCAAAGGGAGCACATACTTCAGGAAATTTTAACAGGAAAGATGTACTTGCACGTCTCTCCTTAGACGGCAGAGTATTCCGTCAACCCCTTATGTCACAGTACATTTTGTCTATGAAGAAAAGCAATGACAACGACGTGAATCGCAATCAAGTTAGACATGCACAATCACCGTCTATAATGTGGCACGACTTTGTAACAGAAAATTATGACACATGACATAGAAGAGGCATAAGAAGGCTAGCAGCTCTGCAAGTGATATAATGGAGAGGCATTTAGACATGACCAAAACAAGGGACAGTAGCTATTTTCCGGAAGCGGCCATTTGGTGCCCGGGCTCAGATGAGCCAAGGCATTAACAGTACCGTGaattaaaataaaaaaaattcaaaaagtTCTAATTTCTTTTATGGTGCGAGATGCTTCTGTGCGTGAACTCGGTTCAAAATTTTGTAAAGTTTGGACATCCGAGGAGTTcgtggcaaaaaagacaaatttcaaATGTCTGAGAAACTTTTGAAAATCGAATTGTTCACGCttgattttgtcttttttgccatgagTTTCTCGAAGGTCCAAACTTCACAAAATTTTGCACAGAGCTCACGAACAGAAGCATCTTGCACCGCACAAAAATTGGAATTTTTTTAACTCTTTTTATATTTCAAATCAAGGTATTGTTCATTGTGCTCACCCGAGTCCGGGCTCTGGGTTGAATTATCGTTATTTTCCCTGGAATTGCCTCAAAGTAGTTTGGAACCAACTCATGCCTCGAGGTTGTGATTTCAGCACTTGTAGAACCTCTCTCTGGTGTTCTGCCCGCGGCATGGACGCATGTCACTACATTCCTTCCACGGTCCGCACAGGGTACTATGGGGGGAGCGACAGGATCAGGAGCCTGGTTTGCGTTGGTCATTTGCAGCGGCTAGGGTTCTTGCTGGAATTAGGGATCGGGCCATGCGAATATGGGAGGTCCATAAAATATCTTTGCTGGTGTGGCACAGTCGTGGAGCGGCGTGATGGACGTTGGTGGTATTTGCAGTTTATAGGAACACGAACCATCAATACATACTGGCACAAGACATCGTGGTTGTCATGCACCGAGCGAAAGTTGTTGTGCACGCGGTTCTACCATACTGCTATATGACCTTGAATACTTACTTTGGACGGACCATATGGTACTGCTAAAAatcagtcgactgagacttcaCGAAGTCTCAGTCGACTCATAGACCATTAGATCTACTACTGCTTTTAGATGCGTGTAAACTGCTTTTTATTTGTAAATTGGCCCATGTAGATGGACGGACTAGTGGGCTGCTTTCGTGTCTTGTTTTTCTTATCAGCTTTGGGTGGGCTATGCAGGGGAGTGGCGGGCTTTGAACGGTGTATCTTTTTTTTTTTTGCCTGCGAAGTTTACAAAGTCTAAgaaatgagatgacatgcatcttaAATGCTATGCATAGGAATAGAAAAAGAGATGCCTTttaattcacaccataggatttTTTTCCATTGAGTATAGGCTAATGTTTATAGAAAGAATTCCTCCATATGAATAAGATttcattcctacaaaccaaagagctctgaaggaatttttcctatagaaatcctatcctatgaaaatcctacaaaattcctccaaaccaaaggaggcctaagaGTGAAAAGGAAAAGAATTCGTACACTGCAGTAGCATGTTTTGTGAGTttttctcctttttctttttcctAGAATCCGTGTGCGTACATGTGGTTGTTGTTGATAGAAAATATCCCTAAATGTATAGTGTTTTATGTAGTTTTTCTAGTGCAGCATCCATTTTTTAGAACCAGAATTTCCTTTTTTCATATGTGCGTACACGCACGCATTTTTGTATAGAACAAGCACCCATGTCTCCTTTTCTAGGTTTTTTAGCTTTGGCTTTGTGTTAAGTATGTCAGTCTAAAAGAAGTATAGATGGAAATATCTAATCCAAAAAATCTATTTTATGTGAATTTGTTATTCTTAGTTGACCAAGAATTAGCCAAGTCTTAGTCGATTCGGTAGCAATGGGACCTCTATTGTAAGTGTTGCCCCAGAATGCAACTCCATGTCTTCAAAGCGACCAAGAATTGGtaatttttttgtttgttttattTTTTCTCTCATGTCCAATAAGTTTGCTTCCATTTTTCTTTTTGGTGATGGGCTGTTTTAGGGTGTGTCTAGTCCGCTCCTTCGTTCTTCTTTATTTTATGCGTAGGCAGGGATGTGTGATAGCCTGgccttttctggatttatttatgtgttttttattttattttcttgcttCTTATTTATCTTTTCATAAGTGATTTTTAACAAAAAAAATATCGGCGTTCTTGTGACATTGATTTTATTTTGCATTTGTATTTTTACCATTTTTATTGTTTCAttcttatttttattttgttcatTTATTTACTTTATAAAAAATCCATgtttcttatttattttatttatatttcGTCTTCTTAGTGCATTTAAAATCCTTTTCTTGTATGCCCACTATTAGGCGCAATTGTAAGTGTCGCCATTGAACGTAATTTATTAGTCTTTTGTCAAGAGAAGGGCAATTGCATGTCTGTCCCTCGGCATCCAACTACAAGTGTTGTCCCCTACTGCAATTGCATGCCCACATACCCGACTGCAACTAACATTTATTTTCTAAGTGCGGTGGGAGAGGGAGGGGGAGTTGCATGTGCGATACTAGGCTTGCAACTGCAACCGTCGCCTTTGAATGCAACTGCATGTCCCCCTTCCGATTGCAACTGGCCTTGTGTTTTTAGTGAGAGAGGGGGGGGATTGCATATCCAAAAGTAGTCTTGCAATTACAAGTGTCACCCTCGGCTGGAACTGCATGCCTACACACCCGACTGCAATTGCATGCCCACAAACTCCACGGCAACCGACATTTTTTGATTTGTTAGTGGGCGGCGAGAGAGTGGGAAGTTGCATGTCCGATACTAGGCTTGCAACTCCAAGTCTCGGCCTCGACTGGAACTGCATGTCCCCTATCGACTGCAACTGGCCTTGTGTTTTTGACGGAGAGGGGGTGAATTGCAAGTCCCACAATACGCTTGCAACTACAATTGCATGTACAATAGTAGTCTTGCAACCGCAAGTGTCGTCTTCCACTGCAATTGCATGCCTATACACCCGACTGCAACTGAATTTTTTTCCTTGCAATTGCATGCCTACACCCCCGGCTGCAACTGAACTTTTTTGGTAAGTGAGCGGCACGAGATGGGGAAGTTGCGTGTCCGACGATAGGCTTGCAACTACAAGTGTTGCCCTTTGTCTGCAACTGCATGCCTACACACTCGACTGCTACTGGCCTTTTTTGGTTTTGTAAGGGAGCAACATGGAGGGGGAGTTGCGTATATATCCGATACTAGGCTTGCAACTGCAATTGTCGCCCTCGACTGCAACCATATGCCTACACACCCAATGCAACTGACATGTTTTGTTTTGTAAGTGGGCGTCGGGAGAGGTGGTCGTTGCATGTCCGACACTAGGCTTTGCAAATGCCAGTGTCGCCACCTAATGCAAGTACATGTCCACACACCGCTACTACAATTAACCTTTGTCTTGTAAGAGTGGCGGGAGAGGTGGGCGGGGTGGAGTTGCATGTCGAATACTAGTCATGCAACTGCAAGTGTCGCCCCCGAATGCAACTGTGTGTCTCCCTCCTGACTGCAACTGGTCTTATGTTTTTGTTAAAGGGCGGTAGGAGAGGGGGTGGGGGAACTTGCATGTCCAGTACTAGACACGCAACTGCAACCCCCCCCCCGCGCGACTGCAATTGCATGTCTTCCAATATGGTTGCAACTGAAAAAATCATGTTGGGGGTAGGGACGGGGGGGTGGGGGAGTTGCATGTCTGACACTAGGCTCGCAACTGCAAGTGTCGCCCTTGACTGCAATTGCATGTCCGATAGTAGGCTTGCAACTTCAAGTCTCGCCCCCGGCTTCAACTGACTTTTTTGCAACTACACACCCGGCTTGGGCGGCCTGCTAAGTAGGTTTATTATTGaccttttatttttctttttctactattttttctttttttaccCTTGTGTTTTGaatttttcttctttttgttATTATTATTTGTTGAGAAAAACAACGCAACCCACTTTGGAAGCACACTTGCATGACCTCCATTTGTATGCAACTTATAAAGATTTTTTTTTTGCGGATAGCAACTTATAAAGATTGATTTGTGAAAAACAGTGCCACACTATCTAGTTTGTCTTGTTTCCATTTTGTTTCTTTGTTGCATTAAAAATTGATTTTTGTTCTAATATAAAAAATGTTTTTTTAAACAAattataaaaaataaaaataaaaagagaagCAAGATGACGCACATAGAGAAGGACTGGGCGATGTGCTGCACTAGTGACATAAAAATGTATTTTTATTTACTTCTCTTGTTGAACACTTTTTTGTGGTGTCAAGAACAAACAAAGACAAAAGACAAAGAAACAAACAATCCAGcccaaacaaacaaacaaacaaacatacaATGAAGAAACAAAAATGACCCAGCTAAGGATAAAACCCAACAGCTGTCGATTAAACAAACGGGCCTAATCTGTCTTAGGTGACATCAGCCGACTTAGACTTCGCGAAGTCTAAATCGACTGAAACCTAGATAGACCCATACAGATATACTAGCGGCAATACCTCACGGACCCATATCCGCACGTGAACAGAGGCTGGCGATTCCATGATTAGACGAGCTCGTCCGCTCCTATAAAGTTGAAGCATAATTTTTGTGATATTTTACGGTATATCACACTATCTAATGTAATGTGTAGTATTAAGTTAATCCAACGGTCTTGATAATTCCTAATTAggagcaactttgtcctttctaACTTTTAATTGTAACGATTCAGGCAATTAATTAAAATATTGATTCATCTACACGTAGTCGTCCCCAACCTCCAGGCTCCAGCATCCCGACGCTGCCAATAATCGTAGTCGACCCAACCTGCAGGCCGCCGCCGACCACCCCCACCCTCCGCATCCCAACGCCACTTGCAGGCCGCCGCCCCCACCAAGTCTTCCATCATATTGACGTTGTCTGCAATCCTCCTGACGCATACCCTCGTCCATGGTGGTGTACTCAGCAGCGTTgcaggtgttggggaacgtatcagtttcaaaaaaatccatacgcacacgcaagatcatggtgatgcatagcaacgagaggggagagtgttgtccacgtaccctcgtacaccgaaagcggaagcgttagcacaacgcggttgatgtagtcgtacgtcttcacgatccgaccgatccaagtaccgaacgcacgacacctccgagttcagcacacgttcagctcgatgacgtcccgcgaacttcgatccagcagagcttcacgggagagttccgtcagcacgacggcgtggtgacggtgatgatgttgctactgacgcagggcttcgcctaagcacagctacgatatgaccgaggtggaatatggtggaggggggcaccgcacacggctgggacagatcaactgatcaacttgtgtttctatggggtgcccccctacccccgtatataaaggagcaagggagggaggcggccggcctaggaggagggcgcgccaaggggggagtcctactcccaccgggagtaggactcctccttcccttgttggagtaggagagaaggaaagagggggagaggaacaaggaaaagtgggctgcaccccttgtccaatttggaccagaggggggtgcgcgcctccttccttttggcctctctcctctattcccgtatggcccaataagacccatatactccccggcgaattcccgtaactctacggtactccgaaaaatacccgaatcactcggaacctttccgatgtccgaatatagtcgtccaatatatcgatatttacgtctcgaccatttcgagactcctcgtcatgtccccgatctcatccgggactccgaactccttcggtacatcaaaactcataaactcataatataactgccatcgaaaccttaagcgtgcggaccctacgggttcgagaactatgtagacatgaccgagacacgtctccggtcaataaccaatagcggaacctggatgctcatattggctcccacatattctacgaagatctttatcggtcagaccgcataacaacatacgttgttccctttgtcatcagtatgttacttgcccgagattcgatcgtcggtatctcaatacctagttcaatctcgttaccggcaagtctctttactcgttccg from Triticum urartu cultivar G1812 chromosome 3, Tu2.1, whole genome shotgun sequence encodes:
- the LOC125542991 gene encoding subtilisin-like protease SBT3.9; amino-acid sequence: MDSRIAFSCCALLLVTLLPLSANASSKLYIVYMGEKKHDDPSAVTASHHDILTSVLGSKDESLKSIVYSYKHGFSGFAAMLTKTQARTLAKFPEVISVKPNTYHKAHTTRSWDFLGLGHNKSPQQTDLLRKANYGEDIIIGVIDSGIWPESRSFDDNGYGPVQARWKGICQTGTAFNATSCNRKIIGARWYSEGINAMHLKGEYMSPRDFSGHGTHVASTIAGGEVQGVSYAGLATGMARGGAPRARLAIYKVLWGPNTAASDASILAAIDDAIHDGVDVLSLSLGGGAGHEFPGTLHAVLRGISVIFSAGNDGPAPQTVTNVVPWVMTVAASTMDRAFPTFISLGNKEKLVGQSLYYNSTLNSDDFKELVHAGSCTEEWLASSNVTGKIVLCYAPREAPSVLPRVELPRTINRTVSAGAKGLIFAQYNMNSLDSLTACKAGMPCVVVDYEIAQKIASYWENTENPIVKVSPTMTVVGDGVLSPRVASFSSRGPSPLYPGILKPDITAPGVSILAAVRGSYVLFSGTSMACPHVSAVTALLKSIHPDWSPAMIKSAIVTTASVTDGFGAPIEAETVPRKVADPFDFGGGHIDPDRASDPGLVYNMDAREYNKFFNCTIGLLHGCESYQLNLNLPSIAIPDLKDHVTVQRTITNVGAVGTTYHAVLEAPAGVVMSVEPSMITFAKGSSTSMTFRVSFTTRRRVQGGFTFGSLTWSDGNTHSVRIPVAVRTVIQDFVADTS